In Epilithonimonas zeae, a single window of DNA contains:
- the ccoN gene encoding cytochrome-c oxidase, cbb3-type subunit I: METQKFSYDNGIVRAFLIATVVFGLVGFLLGLTAALLLFYPELPEFFLGTDDPTIRTLRSEGLQGLVHSQGAFGFGRIRMMHTSMVIFAFVGNSFFSGFYYSIQRLLKTRMWSDTLSWMHFWGWQLMLVTTIITFFMGLNTSKEYAEHEWPIDLLILVVWLIFGINMFATVAIRRVRHLYVAIWFYIGTWVAVAMLHIFNNLEVPLSFSTWKSYSAYAGVKDALVQWWYGHNAVAFFLTTPVLGMMYYFVPKAADRPVFSYKLSIIHFWSLIFVYIWAGPHHLQYTSLPAWAQAVGTGFSIMLIAPSWGGMLNGLLTLRGAWDKVRENPVLKFFVVAVTCYGMATFEGPLLATKTVNKVGHFTDWVIGHVHLGALGWNGFMAFGVIYYLVPILWRTKLWSVKLANWHFWLGTFGIIFYAVPLYISGFTQGLMWKQFNPDGTLVYKNWLDTVTAILPYFKMRFVGGFLYFSGAILMVVNLIATARKGSFQKDVSAEAPALAKVKKGRKEGETFHLWLERTPLYLSILSFVVLAIGGSLEILPTIFVKDNVPTISAVKPYSPLELEGRDIYIREGCNACHSQMIRPFRDEVVRFNGKNGQYSKAGEFIYDRPFLWGSKRTGPDLQREGGARPDSWHFKHMYNPRSTSAGSIMPRYPWLIENTLDRSKSKAKLELMKNTFDVPYTKAQIDTMDSWMNNQASAIVKNVFSEAADVKKSFAEAKDAKTKAGEQFVPLEKREIVALISYLQRLGTDIKTTEVKTASN, from the coding sequence ATGGAAACACAAAAATTTAGTTATGACAACGGGATTGTTCGCGCCTTTCTTATTGCGACAGTCGTTTTCGGTTTAGTAGGTTTTTTATTGGGACTTACGGCTGCGTTGTTACTATTTTATCCTGAATTACCGGAATTTTTCTTGGGAACAGATGACCCGACAATCAGAACGCTTAGAAGTGAAGGATTGCAGGGATTAGTTCATTCTCAGGGTGCCTTTGGATTTGGTCGTATTAGAATGATGCACACCAGTATGGTGATTTTTGCATTTGTGGGGAACAGCTTTTTCTCAGGATTCTACTACTCTATCCAAAGATTATTAAAAACAAGAATGTGGAGTGACACGCTGTCTTGGATGCATTTCTGGGGATGGCAATTGATGTTGGTGACAACAATTATCACATTCTTTATGGGTCTTAACACCTCCAAAGAATACGCAGAACACGAATGGCCGATTGATCTTTTGATTTTGGTTGTTTGGCTTATTTTCGGAATCAATATGTTCGCAACGGTTGCGATTAGAAGAGTAAGACACTTGTATGTTGCGATTTGGTTCTACATCGGAACTTGGGTTGCCGTAGCAATGCTTCACATCTTCAATAACTTAGAAGTTCCATTATCTTTCTCTACTTGGAAATCATACTCAGCTTACGCAGGTGTTAAAGATGCATTGGTACAATGGTGGTATGGTCACAATGCGGTTGCATTCTTCCTGACAACTCCGGTTCTTGGAATGATGTATTACTTCGTACCAAAAGCAGCTGACAGACCAGTTTTCTCATACAAATTATCAATTATCCACTTCTGGTCATTAATCTTCGTATATATCTGGGCTGGTCCACACCACTTACAATATACTTCTCTACCAGCTTGGGCTCAGGCAGTAGGAACAGGTTTCTCTATTATGTTGATTGCACCATCTTGGGGAGGAATGTTGAACGGACTTCTTACACTAAGAGGAGCTTGGGATAAAGTAAGAGAAAATCCGGTTCTTAAATTCTTTGTTGTGGCTGTAACTTGTTATGGTATGGCAACTTTTGAAGGTCCACTTTTAGCAACAAAAACAGTGAACAAAGTAGGTCACTTTACCGATTGGGTTATTGGTCACGTTCACTTAGGAGCATTGGGATGGAATGGATTTATGGCATTTGGTGTTATTTATTATTTAGTTCCAATTTTGTGGAGAACCAAGTTGTGGTCTGTAAAATTAGCTAACTGGCATTTCTGGTTAGGAACTTTCGGGATTATTTTCTACGCCGTTCCATTGTATATCTCAGGATTTACACAAGGTTTAATGTGGAAGCAATTCAATCCGGACGGGACTTTGGTTTATAAAAACTGGTTGGATACTGTAACAGCAATCCTTCCATACTTCAAAATGAGATTTGTTGGAGGTTTCTTATATTTCTCCGGAGCCATTCTTATGGTTGTAAACTTAATTGCAACAGCTAGAAAAGGTTCTTTCCAAAAAGATGTTTCTGCAGAAGCACCAGCTTTGGCAAAGGTGAAAAAAGGAAGAAAAGAAGGCGAAACTTTCCACCTTTGGTTAGAAAGAACGCCGCTTTATTTATCGATATTATCTTTTGTTGTATTAGCAATTGGAGGTTCTTTGGAAATCCTTCCTACGATATTTGTAAAAGATAACGTCCCTACAATTTCTGCGGTTAAACCTTATTCTCCGTTGGAATTAGAAGGTAGAGATATCTATATCAGAGAAGGCTGTAATGCTTGTCACTCTCAGATGATCCGTCCTTTCCGTGATGAAGTTGTAAGATTCAACGGTAAAAACGGGCAATACTCTAAAGCTGGGGAATTCATCTATGACAGACCATTCCTTTGGGGTTCTAAGAGAACAGGCCCGGATTTGCAGAGAGAAGGTGGCGCAAGACCAGATTCTTGGCACTTCAAACATATGTACAATCCAAGGTCTACATCTGCAGGTTCTATTATGCCTAGATATCCTTGGTTAATTGAAAATACCCTTGACAGAAGCAAATCTAAAGCTAAGTTGGAATTGATGAAAAATACTTTCGATGTTCCTTATACAAAAGCTCAAATCGATACAATGGATTCTTGGATGAACAACCAAGCCAGTGCAATTGTGAAGAATGTTTTCTCAGAAGCTGCCGATGTTAAAAAATCTTTTGCTGAAGCTAAAGATGCTAAAACAAAAGCTGGCGAGCAATTTGTACCACTTGAGAAGAGAGAAATCGTAGCATTGATATCTTATCTGCAAAGATTAGGAACGGATATCAAAACAACTGAAGTAAAAACAGCTAGTAATTAA
- a CDS encoding Crp/Fnr family transcriptional regulator gives MSLEQQLVIEENFSKAFNKESLRKSLNPEDFEVYSNALKVLEFSKGDVVFDDGESPKGVYFIEKGTAKLSKSGVYGKDQILRFCKENDLIGYRSLLCGENFQAKAEAMTPMKVQFLPSDIFLKLLEVDPKLSYAMLQKIAYELGESANTVTFLAQKTVRERLAEILVLLEQKLGTDPEGFIKISLTREEIANLIGTATESAIRLISEFKQDDLISVEGRNIKILNREKLIKLGHVVI, from the coding sequence ATGTCTCTTGAACAACAATTGGTTATAGAAGAAAATTTCTCAAAAGCATTTAACAAAGAATCTTTGCGCAAAAGTCTTAATCCCGAAGATTTTGAAGTTTACAGCAATGCACTTAAAGTTCTGGAATTTTCAAAAGGTGATGTCGTTTTCGACGATGGTGAGTCGCCGAAGGGTGTTTATTTTATCGAAAAAGGAACTGCAAAATTATCGAAATCAGGTGTTTATGGTAAAGACCAGATTCTTAGATTCTGCAAGGAAAACGATTTGATAGGTTACCGCTCTTTGCTTTGTGGTGAGAATTTTCAGGCTAAAGCAGAAGCAATGACCCCAATGAAAGTTCAGTTTTTACCATCTGATATTTTCTTGAAACTGTTAGAAGTTGACCCAAAACTATCTTACGCAATGCTTCAAAAAATTGCTTACGAATTGGGTGAATCTGCAAACACTGTAACCTTCCTTGCACAAAAAACGGTAAGAGAAAGATTGGCAGAAATCTTAGTTTTGCTGGAACAAAAGTTGGGAACAGACCCGGAAGGTTTTATCAAAATTTCCTTGACCAGAGAAGAAATCGCTAACCTGATTGGAACTGCAACAGAAAGTGCCATTAGATTAATTTCCGAATTCAAACAAGATGATTTGATTTCTGTGGAAGGGAGAAATATCAAAATCCTCAACAGAGAAAAATTGATCAAGCTTGGTCACGTGGTGATATAA
- a CDS encoding heavy metal translocating P-type ATPase: MAEQCFHCGQKIDKERLLFDEKIFCCNGCQSVYEILNFHNLDNFYNINKNSGIRPSNENNAQFDYLDTPEIFTKVVDFSEGGTTLVTFKIPVIHCSSCIWLLESLHTINNKIKYSQVNFTRKTVQISFKEDEIKLSEVAKFLTNLGYKPVINLETAEKKQDKLDKSLLIKLAVAGFAFGNGMFFSFPEYVSGDDVWFHSFKHLFRIILFCLATAVVFYSASDYYKSAWYGLKNKIINIDVPIVLGIFVLYGRSIYEAVTDYGPGYFDTLCGLLFFMLLGKTFQKRTYNSLSYDRDYKSFYPIAVTKVDFDGKQENILLSDLAVGDRIMVRNQEIIPVDSILIKGEGNIDNSFITGESAHISKKPGDKIFAGGKQSGSILELEVIKSVDQSYLTQLWNKEAFKKFETGLDTMTNTISKYFTFIILGITLVAGIYWSTIDFEKMFQVVSAILIVACPCALALSAPFTFGHIMRILGRNKFYVKDTLTIERLAKVDTLVFDKTGTITENKKTNINYIGTEIEEFDLRNIKSLLKNSNHPLSKSLYDFIDVNDDYFEIEDFEEISGKGYKGKVRGIIYKIGSANFTAQESQNMETAVYISKNGEFIGKFIFKNEYRNNLAQLFQNLKNYGINILSGDNSSEKPILEKLIPSISEMKFNQNPENKLDFIKKLQDEGKKVAMLGDGLNDAGALKQSNVGIAIADDSNSFTPSSDVIMNGEKIPELDKFLKLSKDAIKIVKFTFIISLCYNVVGVGFAVSGHMHPLFAAIFMPLSSVTVVTFTTLSTWLRSSKYFKINI; the protein is encoded by the coding sequence ATGGCAGAACAATGCTTTCACTGTGGTCAGAAAATCGACAAAGAAAGACTTCTTTTCGATGAGAAAATCTTTTGCTGCAACGGTTGTCAATCGGTTTATGAAATTCTGAATTTTCACAATCTCGACAATTTTTACAATATCAATAAAAATTCCGGAATCAGACCGAGCAACGAGAACAACGCTCAGTTTGATTATCTAGACACGCCCGAAATTTTCACAAAAGTTGTTGATTTCTCCGAAGGCGGAACAACGCTTGTGACTTTCAAAATCCCTGTTATCCATTGTTCTTCTTGTATTTGGCTATTGGAAAGTCTTCACACCATTAATAATAAAATCAAATATTCTCAGGTTAATTTCACAAGAAAAACAGTTCAGATTTCTTTCAAAGAAGACGAAATAAAACTGAGTGAAGTTGCAAAATTCCTGACTAATCTTGGTTACAAACCCGTGATTAATCTGGAAACAGCAGAAAAAAAGCAAGACAAACTTGACAAAAGCCTATTAATCAAATTAGCTGTTGCCGGTTTTGCTTTCGGAAATGGAATGTTTTTCAGCTTTCCCGAATATGTTTCTGGAGATGACGTTTGGTTCCATTCATTCAAACACTTATTCAGAATTATTTTATTCTGTTTAGCAACTGCAGTTGTATTTTACTCTGCTTCGGATTATTACAAATCCGCTTGGTATGGTTTGAAAAACAAAATCATCAACATCGATGTTCCGATTGTTCTGGGAATTTTTGTACTTTATGGAAGAAGTATTTATGAAGCTGTAACAGATTATGGTCCAGGTTATTTCGATACACTTTGCGGATTACTGTTCTTTATGTTGCTTGGAAAAACCTTTCAGAAAAGAACTTACAACTCATTATCCTACGACAGAGATTACAAATCTTTCTATCCGATTGCCGTTACCAAAGTCGATTTTGATGGAAAACAGGAAAATATTTTGTTATCCGATTTGGCTGTTGGCGACAGAATTATGGTTAGAAATCAGGAAATCATTCCCGTAGATTCTATTTTAATTAAAGGCGAAGGCAACATAGATAACAGTTTTATCACTGGAGAATCTGCTCATATTTCTAAAAAACCGGGCGACAAAATTTTTGCCGGCGGAAAACAATCAGGTTCGATTTTGGAACTTGAAGTGATTAAAAGTGTTGACCAAAGTTACTTAACCCAGCTTTGGAATAAAGAAGCGTTCAAAAAGTTCGAAACTGGTCTTGATACAATGACCAATACGATTAGTAAATATTTCACATTCATTATTTTAGGAATCACTTTAGTTGCAGGAATCTATTGGTCAACTATTGATTTTGAAAAAATGTTCCAAGTAGTTTCTGCGATTCTGATTGTTGCCTGTCCTTGTGCATTAGCATTGTCTGCGCCGTTTACTTTTGGTCACATTATGAGAATTTTGGGTCGAAATAAATTCTATGTTAAAGACACCTTAACTATCGAGAGACTGGCAAAAGTTGACACTTTGGTTTTCGATAAAACTGGAACGATTACTGAGAATAAAAAAACGAATATCAATTATATTGGAACAGAAATCGAGGAATTTGATTTGAGAAATATCAAATCTTTGCTTAAAAACTCGAATCACCCACTTTCCAAATCGCTTTATGACTTCATTGATGTGAATGATGATTATTTTGAAATTGAAGATTTTGAGGAAATCTCAGGTAAAGGTTATAAGGGAAAAGTAAGAGGAATTATTTACAAAATTGGCTCAGCTAATTTCACAGCACAAGAATCTCAAAATATGGAAACTGCGGTTTACATTAGCAAAAATGGAGAATTCATCGGTAAATTTATTTTCAAAAATGAATATCGAAATAATCTGGCTCAACTTTTCCAAAATTTAAAAAATTACGGAATCAATATTTTGAGTGGCGACAACTCTTCTGAAAAACCAATTTTAGAAAAACTGATTCCATCAATTTCTGAAATGAAATTCAATCAAAATCCTGAAAACAAACTGGATTTCATCAAAAAACTACAGGATGAGGGTAAAAAAGTAGCTATGCTTGGCGACGGATTGAATGACGCTGGTGCTTTAAAACAAAGTAATGTCGGAATCGCCATTGCAGACGACAGCAACTCTTTCACACCATCATCCGATGTGATTATGAACGGCGAAAAAATTCCTGAATTGGATAAATTCCTGAAGCTTTCCAAAGATGCTATCAAAATTGTAAAATTCACATTCATAATTAGTTTGTGTTACAATGTTGTTGGAGTCGGGTTTGCGGTTTCGGGACATATGCACCCACTTTTTGCTGCTATTTTTATGCCTCTGAGTTCTGTAACCGTGGTTACATTCACAACACTTTCCACTTGGCTCAGAAGTTCTAAATATTTTAAGATAAACATTTAG
- a CDS encoding fibronectin type III domain-containing protein, translating to MTNFFYLLLIVCLLGCSREEHTDEQGSSCGKVSNVSFSASSSTITINYSSGDGTNSYKIEYGLTGFSQGSGTSFTTSNTYAEIGDLASSTTYDFYITGICSSTENSVPYKLSSVTTQQSQCKGSTSVQFYQYDPNEVALQFSYSGGSVYQYEVEYGPTGFKLGKGIRQKTESWSSSLSIKNLTYETAYDFYVRTFCSEGDPNQFKKFSYTTGTSCPKPFNLNSYVISGSCNVGLGATRGFSWDSYGSPQSYTISLIQDVNSAPTAQTFTTSNKSIAISNMYCNWKGFYVKSNCGNKSSEWAGPFIF from the coding sequence ATGACTAATTTCTTTTATTTACTATTAATTGTATGTCTGTTAGGATGTTCAAGAGAAGAACATACAGATGAACAGGGAAGCAGTTGCGGAAAAGTGAGCAATGTTTCTTTTAGTGCTAGTAGCTCTACTATAACAATCAATTACTCTTCCGGAGACGGTACCAATTCTTATAAAATAGAGTATGGACTTACAGGTTTTTCGCAAGGCTCGGGAACTTCTTTCACAACTTCAAATACTTATGCAGAGATAGGTGATCTGGCTTCATCCACTACTTATGATTTTTATATTACAGGAATCTGCAGCAGTACGGAAAATAGTGTGCCATATAAACTATCGAGTGTCACTACCCAACAAAGTCAGTGCAAAGGAAGTACATCGGTACAGTTTTATCAATATGATCCTAATGAAGTGGCATTACAATTTTCTTACTCGGGAGGAAGCGTATATCAATATGAAGTAGAATATGGACCAACGGGATTCAAATTAGGAAAAGGGATAAGACAAAAAACGGAAAGTTGGAGCAGTTCTTTATCTATAAAAAATCTTACTTATGAAACTGCGTATGATTTCTATGTCAGAACGTTTTGCTCAGAAGGTGACCCAAATCAATTCAAAAAGTTTAGCTATACAACAGGAACTTCTTGTCCAAAACCATTTAATCTAAATAGCTATGTCATATCTGGAAGTTGTAATGTTGGGTTAGGAGCTACAAGAGGTTTTAGTTGGGATTCTTATGGAAGTCCGCAGAGTTATACAATCTCTCTGATCCAGGATGTGAACAGTGCTCCAACCGCTCAAACTTTTACAACCTCTAACAAATCTATTGCAATAAGCAATATGTATTGTAATTGGAAAGGGTTTTATGTAAAATCTAACTGTGGAAATAAAAGCAGTGAATGGGCTGGACCATTTATTTTTTAA
- a CDS encoding carboxylesterase family protein: MISKILTILFSVIFLFSCTSQKMKYGTKTEIHDKADSLQSLSRIKYIKSLDYSAFKAGKFDNGKVAVNYRFLKPKTIEQNKKYPLILVFHGSGAIGTNNTSQMGILSKMWLLPDNREKYPVYVLSPQFPIRSSNYHFDESRNVKVSESNEHLDLVLKSIDSLVINENIDPDRIYVMGFSMGGATTSNAISKRPDLFAAAINVSGISQFDKMNELLTMPIWIVHGSLDTDNFPQSNFKFFDEMKSKGQVFLWEYKDKYHNNILSAELVDEIPKWLLQQHQ, encoded by the coding sequence ATGATTTCTAAAATTCTTACAATTCTATTTTCTGTCATATTTCTATTCTCTTGCACGTCGCAGAAAATGAAATATGGAACTAAGACTGAAATTCACGACAAAGCCGACTCTTTACAATCTTTATCCAGAATCAAATACATTAAAAGTCTGGATTATTCTGCTTTCAAAGCTGGGAAATTTGATAATGGAAAAGTCGCTGTGAATTACCGTTTTCTGAAACCAAAAACAATTGAACAAAATAAGAAATATCCTTTAATTTTGGTGTTTCACGGTTCTGGTGCAATTGGAACAAACAATACTTCACAAATGGGTATTTTGTCCAAAATGTGGCTTCTTCCGGATAACAGAGAAAAATATCCTGTTTATGTTTTGTCTCCTCAATTTCCAATTCGTTCATCCAATTACCATTTCGATGAAAGCAGAAATGTCAAAGTTTCTGAATCTAATGAGCATCTCGATTTAGTTCTAAAGTCCATTGATTCTTTAGTTATTAATGAAAATATTGACCCCGACAGAATCTACGTCATGGGATTTTCTATGGGAGGTGCGACGACTTCTAATGCAATTTCCAAAAGACCGGATTTGTTTGCAGCTGCAATTAATGTTTCCGGAATTTCTCAATTTGATAAAATGAATGAACTTCTCACAATGCCGATTTGGATTGTTCACGGAAGTTTGGATACGGATAATTTCCCTCAAAGCAATTTCAAATTTTTTGATGAAATGAAATCTAAAGGCCAAGTTTTTCTTTGGGAATATAAAGACAAATACCACAACAATATCCTTTCTGCAGAACTAGTGGACGAAATCCCGAAATGGCTTCTGCAACAACATCAATAA
- the ccoS gene encoding cbb3-type cytochrome oxidase assembly protein CcoS, with the protein MEILYLMIICSVSLAAIFLVIFIIGAKKGQFEDDESPAVRILFDDEVKTDKETETPKNENE; encoded by the coding sequence ATGGAGATTCTCTATTTAATGATTATTTGCAGCGTTTCTTTAGCTGCTATCTTCTTGGTTATCTTTATAATTGGAGCAAAAAAAGGACAGTTTGAAGATGATGAATCACCTGCCGTTAGAATTTTATTTGACGATGAGGTGAAGACAGATAAGGAGACGGAAACTCCTAAAAATGAAAATGAATAA
- the panB gene encoding 3-methyl-2-oxobutanoate hydroxymethyltransferase — MSVHSEIKKITTETLRKMKFDKEKITMLTAYDFTTAKMVDAGGVDSILIGDSAANVMAGHETTLPITLDQMIYHTQCVVRGVERALVVADLPFGTYQSNPEKALESAVRMMKEGGAHAVKIEGGKEIEDSIRKIVNAGIPVCGHLGLTPQSIYQFGTYKVRAKEDAEAEKLISDCKLLEELGCFAVVLEKIPAALAKKASESISIPTIGIGAGPDCDGQVLVYHDMVGMNQGFSPKFLRRYLDLYSEITGAVSQYVKDVKSSDFPNEKESY; from the coding sequence ATGTCTGTACATTCTGAAATTAAAAAAATCACGACTGAGACCTTACGAAAAATGAAATTCGATAAGGAAAAGATTACAATGCTGACGGCTTACGATTTTACAACAGCGAAAATGGTAGACGCAGGTGGTGTAGATTCTATATTAATTGGAGATTCTGCGGCAAATGTAATGGCTGGTCACGAAACAACTTTGCCAATCACACTTGACCAAATGATTTACCACACACAATGCGTTGTTCGTGGTGTGGAAAGAGCTTTGGTTGTAGCAGATTTACCGTTTGGAACTTATCAAAGTAATCCTGAGAAAGCTTTAGAATCGGCTGTGAGAATGATGAAAGAAGGTGGTGCTCACGCTGTGAAAATCGAAGGTGGAAAAGAGATTGAAGATTCCATCAGAAAAATTGTGAATGCAGGAATTCCTGTTTGTGGACATCTTGGATTGACACCACAAAGTATCTACCAATTCGGGACTTATAAAGTAAGAGCAAAGGAAGATGCGGAAGCTGAAAAATTGATTTCTGACTGCAAATTGTTGGAAGAATTAGGATGTTTTGCAGTTGTTTTGGAAAAAATTCCTGCAGCACTTGCAAAAAAAGCTTCGGAAAGTATTTCTATTCCTACAATTGGAATTGGAGCCGGACCGGATTGTGACGGACAAGTTTTGGTTTATCACGATATGGTTGGGATGAATCAAGGTTTTTCTCCGAAATTCTTGAGAAGATATCTTGACCTTTATTCAGAAATTACAGGTGCGGTTTCTCAGTATGTAAAGGATGTGAAAAGTTCTGATTTTCCGAATGAAAAAGAAAGCTATTAA
- the ccoG gene encoding cytochrome c oxidase accessory protein CcoG, with amino-acid sequence MSGTEKKYNEAESWVVEAETFRDSVGTMDNTGKRRWVFPRKPKGKYTNYRYLVSIVLLAIYFVIPFLKINGNPVLLFNIIERQFFIFGQPFYPQDFFILALGAIASLIFIILFTVAFGRIFCGWICPQTIFLEMIFRKIEYAIEGDRNKQIRLDSQAWDSEKIWKRALKWTIFIIISLVITHIMFMYIVGYEEVLRIMQEGPFAKPTNFLVMIMFTAAFYFVFAWFREQVCTMVCPYGRLQGVLIDKETINVFYDYKRGENRSKWKKGEDRRAQGKGDCIDCKQCVVVCPTGIDIRDGLQMECVNCTACIDACDEVMVKVGLPPGLIRYASEKEIEEQQQFKFSGKMKIYSVILTLLVGFLGFLLYNRGQMEAKFLKPPGSTFFVRDGKITNTYNYTFLNKSNETKTVIIKIIEPKNGEISSSATNKIVLKRDAMIKGTINVSFPESQIKLSKQNLELGVYDMNGELLDSYNTYFEGPFKFQF; translated from the coding sequence ATGAGTGGGACAGAAAAAAAATACAACGAGGCTGAAAGCTGGGTGGTAGAAGCTGAGACATTCAGAGACTCTGTTGGGACAATGGATAATACCGGAAAAAGAAGATGGGTATTTCCAAGAAAACCAAAGGGTAAATATACCAATTACAGATATTTGGTTAGTATTGTATTATTAGCAATCTATTTTGTAATTCCTTTTTTAAAAATCAACGGCAATCCGGTTCTTTTATTCAATATTATAGAACGCCAATTCTTCATTTTTGGTCAGCCATTTTATCCACAGGATTTCTTTATTTTAGCTTTAGGCGCCATTGCGTCACTAATATTTATTATTCTTTTCACAGTAGCCTTCGGAAGGATATTTTGTGGCTGGATTTGTCCGCAAACCATCTTTTTGGAAATGATTTTCCGTAAAATAGAATACGCAATAGAAGGCGACAGAAATAAGCAGATAAGATTAGACAGTCAAGCTTGGGATTCTGAAAAAATCTGGAAACGTGCTCTTAAATGGACAATATTCATCATCATCTCATTAGTAATAACCCACATTATGTTTATGTACATCGTAGGTTATGAAGAGGTGTTGAGAATAATGCAGGAAGGTCCGTTTGCAAAACCAACCAATTTCTTGGTGATGATTATGTTCACAGCAGCATTCTACTTTGTATTTGCTTGGTTCAGAGAGCAGGTTTGTACAATGGTTTGTCCTTATGGTAGATTGCAAGGTGTTTTGATAGACAAAGAAACCATCAATGTTTTTTACGATTATAAAAGAGGAGAAAACCGTTCCAAATGGAAAAAAGGAGAAGACAGAAGAGCCCAAGGAAAAGGCGATTGTATCGATTGTAAGCAGTGTGTTGTAGTTTGTCCAACAGGAATCGACATCCGTGATGGTTTACAGATGGAATGCGTGAATTGTACAGCATGTATCGATGCCTGTGATGAAGTGATGGTAAAAGTGGGTCTTCCACCAGGATTGATTCGTTATGCTTCTGAAAAAGAAATTGAAGAACAGCAACAGTTCAAATTCTCCGGCAAAATGAAAATTTACTCTGTGATATTGACTTTGTTAGTTGGATTCCTTGGATTTCTGCTTTACAACAGAGGGCAAATGGAAGCTAAATTCCTGAAACCTCCCGGGTCAACTTTCTTTGTAAGAGATGGAAAAATTACTAATACTTATAATTATACTTTCCTCAATAAATCGAACGAAACAAAAACCGTTATCATCAAAATCATCGAACCTAAAAACGGAGAAATATCTTCTAGTGCAACCAACAAAATTGTTCTGAAGAGAGATGCGATGATAAAAGGAACCATCAATGTAAGTTTCCCAGAAAGTCAAATCAAATTGTCCAAACAAAATCTCGAATTGGGTGTTTATGATATGAACGGAGAATTATTAGATTCTTATAACACTTACTTTGAGGGACCTTTCAAATTTCAATTTTAA
- a CDS encoding cbb3-type cytochrome c oxidase N-terminal domain-containing protein, which yields MKRRTPVYINILIVLGLLLVVFYMFSQSSDFLTSRYFLGTALISIIVVFIQTAIGDLIENEKFKKLTDAEKAAYLNETKVPYFQYLWNGAFKSQGEKEEKDILIDHGFDGIMELDNQLPKWWLGLFYFGTAYCILYISSYFLTDFAHPYKEYEQEYREQTAAISEYMATVTQPTLETAVFSEDNVEAGKAVFETNCVSCHGEGGKGGIGPNLTDNFWINQPEKTLFKNVFYMVDNGSKNNPTMQAWGKNGVVNGFEMQAVAAYVYHINQEQAPITEAQGGAAPQGTEAHWEK from the coding sequence ATGAAAAGAAGAACACCTGTTTATATTAATATTCTAATTGTTTTAGGATTATTACTGGTAGTGTTTTATATGTTCTCGCAGTCATCTGACTTTTTAACGTCCAGATATTTCTTGGGGACAGCTTTAATCAGTATTATAGTTGTATTCATTCAAACTGCAATTGGTGATTTGATTGAAAACGAAAAATTCAAAAAATTAACTGACGCTGAAAAAGCAGCTTATCTTAACGAAACCAAAGTTCCATATTTCCAATATTTGTGGAATGGTGCCTTCAAAAGCCAAGGTGAGAAAGAAGAAAAAGACATTCTTATCGACCACGGATTCGATGGAATTATGGAGCTTGACAATCAGCTTCCAAAATGGTGGTTAGGTCTTTTCTATTTTGGTACAGCTTACTGTATTTTATATATCTCATCTTATTTCTTGACAGATTTTGCACATCCATACAAAGAGTACGAGCAAGAATACAGAGAGCAAACTGCTGCAATTAGTGAGTATATGGCTACTGTTACTCAACCAACTTTGGAAACTGCTGTTTTCTCAGAAGACAATGTAGAAGCTGGAAAAGCTGTTTTCGAAACGAACTGTGTTTCTTGTCACGGTGAAGGTGGAAAAGGAGGAATTGGACCTAACTTAACTGATAATTTCTGGATTAATCAACCTGAGAAAACTTTGTTCAAAAATGTTTTCTATATGGTAGATAACGGTAGTAAAAACAACCCAACAATGCAGGCTTGGGGTAAAAATGGTGTTGTTAATGGTTTTGAAATGCAGGCGGTAGCAGCTTATGTTTATCACATCAACCAAGAACAGGCACCTATTACTGAAGCACAAGGTGGCGCTGCTCCTCAGGGAACAGAAGCACACTGGGAAAAATAA